A single window of Brevundimonas vitisensis DNA harbors:
- a CDS encoding type I secretion system permease/ATPase, with product MLKTLLPSRPGTEPLAEALRACRVHFVWAAVFSALVNLLYLTPTIYMMQVYDRVVPTGGIGTLILISLVALFALATLGVLDWLRGRLLLRAGLRLDRLLSGTVLSRVVDMQGRAANTQALREFDNVRAAVSGQGALALFDAPWTPIYLACCFLLHPAVGALTLVGALILLVLAILNERDSRPRLKQAILSGHAAYAAQEGIAGQAEVVRALGMRRATIARQVDQRRHATDQQADAQLTGGKYTGAIKFLRLVLQSLSLGLAALLAVNGEISPGAIIAASVLLSRAVAPIELLVGSWAGLVQAKTSWGVLTDLFAGTAEVERPRTLLPAPAGRLNVESVSVRFPDTEVPQLRGVSFALAPGQTLGVIGASGSGKTTLARVLAGAITPTLGAVRLDGAEYGLREGDDLARWIGYLPQSPSLFAGSIKDNISRFAASTGLDAATVDQGAVAAAIAAGAHQMILSLPQGYDTQLGAFGAGLSAGQAQRVALARALYGDPVLLVLDEPNSNLDQEGEAALMAATAAAAARGACVVIIAHRAGVLARVDRLLMLQGGVVQAEGPRETVMQALQQTRAVSDATAR from the coding sequence GTGTTGAAGACCCTGCTGCCCAGCCGACCCGGCACCGAGCCTCTTGCCGAGGCCCTGCGGGCCTGCCGCGTGCATTTCGTCTGGGCGGCGGTGTTCAGCGCCCTGGTCAATCTGCTCTATCTGACGCCGACCATCTATATGATGCAGGTCTATGACCGCGTGGTCCCGACCGGCGGCATCGGCACCCTGATCCTGATCTCGCTGGTGGCGCTGTTCGCCCTGGCGACCCTGGGCGTCCTGGACTGGCTGAGGGGGCGGCTGCTTCTGCGGGCCGGCCTGCGGCTGGATCGCCTGCTATCGGGAACCGTCCTGTCGCGCGTGGTGGACATGCAGGGACGCGCCGCCAACACCCAGGCCCTGCGCGAGTTCGACAATGTCCGCGCCGCCGTATCGGGCCAGGGGGCCCTGGCCCTGTTCGACGCCCCCTGGACGCCGATCTATCTGGCCTGCTGCTTCCTGCTGCACCCGGCGGTCGGGGCCCTCACCCTGGTCGGAGCCCTGATCCTGCTGGTCCTGGCGATCCTGAACGAGAGGGACAGCCGCCCGCGCCTGAAGCAGGCCATCCTGTCCGGCCACGCCGCCTATGCGGCTCAGGAAGGCATCGCCGGTCAGGCCGAGGTGGTGCGCGCCCTGGGCATGCGCCGCGCGACGATCGCCCGCCAGGTCGATCAGCGCCGCCACGCCACAGATCAGCAGGCCGACGCCCAGCTGACCGGCGGCAAATATACCGGGGCGATCAAATTCCTGCGCCTGGTGCTGCAATCCCTGTCGCTGGGCCTCGCCGCCCTGCTGGCCGTGAACGGAGAGATTTCGCCGGGAGCCATCATCGCGGCCTCCGTCCTGCTCAGCCGGGCGGTCGCCCCGATCGAGCTTCTGGTCGGATCCTGGGCCGGGCTGGTCCAGGCCAAGACCAGCTGGGGCGTGCTGACCGACCTGTTCGCGGGCACGGCCGAGGTCGAGCGGCCGCGCACCCTTCTGCCCGCACCCGCCGGCCGCCTGAACGTCGAGAGCGTCAGCGTCCGCTTTCCCGACACCGAAGTGCCCCAGCTGCGCGGCGTCTCCTTTGCCCTGGCGCCGGGTCAGACGCTGGGCGTCATCGGTGCCAGCGGTTCGGGCAAGACCACCCTGGCGCGCGTTCTGGCCGGGGCCATCACCCCGACCCTGGGCGCGGTTCGCTTGGACGGTGCCGAATATGGTCTGCGCGAAGGTGACGATCTGGCCCGCTGGATCGGCTATCTGCCGCAGTCGCCCAGCCTGTTTGCCGGGTCGATCAAGGACAATATCTCGCGCTTTGCCGCCTCCACCGGACTGGACGCCGCCACCGTGGACCAGGGGGCCGTCGCCGCCGCCATCGCCGCCGGGGCCCATCAGATGATCCTGTCCCTGCCCCAGGGTTACGACACCCAGCTGGGAGCCTTCGGCGCAGGCCTGTCGGCCGGTCAGGCCCAGCGTGTCGCTCTGGCGCGCGCCCTCTATGGCGATCCGGTCCTGCTGGTTCTGGACGAACCCAACTCCAACCTGGACCAGGAGGGAGAAGCCGCCTTGATGGCCGCGACCGCCGCCGCCGCCGCACGCGGGGCCTGCGTCGTCATCATTGCCCACCGGGCGGGGGTCCTGGCCCGCGTCGATCGCCTGCTGATGCTGCAAGGCGGGGTGGTCCAGGCAGAAGGCCCGCGCGAAACCGTGATGCAGGCCCTGCAACAGACTCGTGCCGTTTCGGATGCGACCGCCCGATGA
- a CDS encoding ammonium transporter, with protein MRVSTRTAAATVFPAAALLAGPSMAVPVGPLLSHQAALALDGAATAWILTSTALVLLMTLPGLALFYGGMVRRKNIIATLAHSTAALAIVTVLWFIAGYSLSFGTGPASINGFIGGFEALLINGVRIDTAHSLAPALPEMLWIAYQLTFAIITPALIAGAFAERMKFSASLLFFGLWHLIVYAPICHQVWGGGYLGSMGVLDFAGGAVVHVNAGIAGLVCALVLGPRHGFGRDNMAPGNLAYTAIGTGLLLVGWLGFNAGSAWTADGIAAAAAFNTILAAAAAALGWMIVEWIDHRRPTLLGLLSGLVGGLVGITPAAGFVDPKGAFLIGAISGPACYAGAVWLKRALKYDDSLDAFGVHGVGGIVGALLTGIFATTAINPVAEGATVLKQAIGLVAVIAWSGVGTFVVLMICKYTTGLRVTKEQEIEGLDYTQHGETIHP; from the coding sequence ATGAGAGTTTCCACCCGCACCGCAGCCGCCACAGTCTTCCCGGCCGCTGCCCTTCTGGCCGGCCCGTCCATGGCCGTTCCGGTCGGGCCACTGCTGTCCCATCAGGCGGCCCTGGCACTGGATGGCGCGGCGACGGCCTGGATCCTGACGTCCACGGCCCTTGTGCTTCTGATGACCCTGCCGGGGCTGGCGCTCTTCTATGGCGGCATGGTCCGGCGCAAGAACATCATCGCCACCCTGGCTCATTCCACGGCAGCCTTGGCGATCGTGACGGTGCTCTGGTTCATCGCGGGCTACAGCCTGTCGTTCGGCACGGGGCCTGCCTCGATCAACGGCTTCATCGGCGGGTTCGAGGCGCTGCTGATAAACGGGGTGCGGATCGACACGGCCCACAGCCTGGCCCCCGCCCTGCCCGAGATGCTGTGGATCGCCTATCAGCTGACCTTTGCCATCATCACCCCGGCTCTGATCGCGGGGGCGTTTGCCGAGCGGATGAAGTTCTCGGCCTCGCTGCTGTTCTTCGGCCTGTGGCACCTGATCGTCTATGCCCCGATCTGTCATCAGGTCTGGGGCGGCGGCTATCTGGGTTCCATGGGCGTTCTGGACTTCGCCGGCGGAGCGGTCGTTCACGTCAATGCCGGGATCGCAGGTCTGGTCTGCGCCCTCGTTCTGGGGCCGCGTCACGGCTTTGGACGGGACAATATGGCCCCCGGCAACCTCGCCTATACGGCCATAGGCACCGGCCTGCTGCTGGTCGGTTGGCTGGGCTTTAATGCGGGCTCGGCCTGGACCGCCGACGGGATCGCTGCGGCCGCCGCCTTCAACACCATTCTCGCCGCCGCCGCCGCCGCTCTGGGCTGGATGATCGTCGAATGGATCGATCACCGGCGGCCGACCCTGCTGGGCCTGTTGTCCGGCCTGGTCGGGGGTCTGGTCGGCATCACTCCGGCGGCGGGTTTCGTCGATCCCAAAGGAGCCTTCCTGATCGGCGCGATCTCGGGACCGGCCTGCTATGCCGGGGCCGTCTGGCTGAAGCGCGCCCTGAAATACGACGACAGCCTAGACGCCTTCGGCGTGCACGGCGTGGGCGGCATCGTCGGCGCCCTGCTGACCGGCATCTTTGCAACCACCGCCATCAACCCGGTGGCCGAGGGCGCGACCGTGCTGAAACAGGCCATCGGCCTGGTCGCCGTCATCGCCTGGAGCGGCGTGGGCACCTTCGTCGTCCTGATGATCTGCAAATATACGACCGGCCTGCGCGTCACCAAGGAACAGGAGATCGAGGGCCTGGACTACACCCAGCACGGCGAGACCATTCACCCCTGA